A single Equus quagga isolate Etosha38 chromosome 8, UCLA_HA_Equagga_1.0, whole genome shotgun sequence DNA region contains:
- the TRA2A gene encoding transformer-2 protein homolog alpha isoform X2: protein MSDVEENNFEGRESRSQSKSPTGTPARVKSESRSGSRSPSRVSKHSESHSRSRSKSRRRSRSRSYTPEYRRRRSRSHSPMSNRRRHTGSRANPDPNTCLGVFGLSLYTTERDLREVFSRYGPLSGVNVVYDQRTGRSRGFAFVYFERIDDSKEAMERANGMELDGRRIRVDYSITKRAHTPTPGIYMGRPTHSGGGGGGGGGGGGGGGRRRDSYYDRGYDRGYDRYEDYDYRYRRRSPSPYYSRYRSRSRSRSYSPRRY from the exons ATGAGTGATGTAGAGGAGAACAACTTCGAGGGCAGA GAGTCTCGCTCTCAGTCAAAATCTCCAACGGGAACTCCTGCTCGTGTAAAATCGGAGAGCAGGTCAGGATCTCGTAGTCCATCAAGGGTTTCCAAACACTCTGAATCCCATTCTCGGTCAAGATCAAAATCCAG GAGACGATCTCGAAGTAGGTCATATACACCAGAATACCGGCGTCGAAGGAGCCGAAGTCATTCTCCAATGTCTAACCGGAGAAGACATACAGGCAGCAGG GCAAATCCAGATCCCAACACTTGTCTTGGAGTGTTTGGCCTCAGTTTGTACACAACAGAAAGAGATCTTCGTGAAGTATTTTCTCGGTATGGACCATTGAGTGGCGTCAATGTTGTTTATGATCAGCGAACTGGACGATCACGAGGATTtgcctttgtttattttgagaGAATAGATGACTCAAAGGag GCTATGGAAAGGGCAAATGGAATGGAGCTGGACGGTAGAAGAATTCGTGTGGATTATTCTATTACCAAGAGGGCACACACACCTACACCAGGCATCTACATGGGCAGACCAACTCA tagtggtggtggcggtggcggaggtggtggtggaggtggaggaggtggcagaCGTCGAGATTCTTACTATGATAGAGGATATGACCGTGGGTATGACAGATATGAAGACTATGATTACCGGTACAG aaGAAGATCACCTTCTCCTTACTATAGTCGATACAGATCACGATCAAGATCTCGTTCCTACAGCCCAA GACGCTATTGA
- the TRA2A gene encoding transformer-2 protein homolog alpha isoform X1 encodes MSDVEENNFEGRESRSQSKSPTGTPARVKSESRSGSRSPSRVSKHSESHSRSRSKSRSRSRRHSHRRYTRSRSHSHSHRRRSRSRSYTPEYRRRRSRSHSPMSNRRRHTGSRANPDPNTCLGVFGLSLYTTERDLREVFSRYGPLSGVNVVYDQRTGRSRGFAFVYFERIDDSKEAMERANGMELDGRRIRVDYSITKRAHTPTPGIYMGRPTHSGGGGGGGGGGGGGGGRRRDSYYDRGYDRGYDRYEDYDYRYRRRSPSPYYSRYRSRSRSRSYSPRRY; translated from the exons ATGAGTGATGTAGAGGAGAACAACTTCGAGGGCAGA GAGTCTCGCTCTCAGTCAAAATCTCCAACGGGAACTCCTGCTCGTGTAAAATCGGAGAGCAGGTCAGGATCTCGTAGTCCATCAAGGGTTTCCAAACACTCTGAATCCCATTCTCGGTCAAGATCAAAATCCAG gTCGAGGTCAAGAAGGCATTCTCATAGACGTTACACTCGATCCAGATCCCATTCTCACTCTCATAGGAGACGATCTCGAAGTAGGTCATATACACCAGAATACCGGCGTCGAAGGAGCCGAAGTCATTCTCCAATGTCTAACCGGAGAAGACATACAGGCAGCAGG GCAAATCCAGATCCCAACACTTGTCTTGGAGTGTTTGGCCTCAGTTTGTACACAACAGAAAGAGATCTTCGTGAAGTATTTTCTCGGTATGGACCATTGAGTGGCGTCAATGTTGTTTATGATCAGCGAACTGGACGATCACGAGGATTtgcctttgtttattttgagaGAATAGATGACTCAAAGGag GCTATGGAAAGGGCAAATGGAATGGAGCTGGACGGTAGAAGAATTCGTGTGGATTATTCTATTACCAAGAGGGCACACACACCTACACCAGGCATCTACATGGGCAGACCAACTCA tagtggtggtggcggtggcggaggtggtggtggaggtggaggaggtggcagaCGTCGAGATTCTTACTATGATAGAGGATATGACCGTGGGTATGACAGATATGAAGACTATGATTACCGGTACAG aaGAAGATCACCTTCTCCTTACTATAGTCGATACAGATCACGATCAAGATCTCGTTCCTACAGCCCAA GACGCTATTGA